A part of Synechococcus sp. KORDI-49 genomic DNA contains:
- the menA gene encoding 2-carboxy-1,4-naphthoquinone phytyltransferase — protein sequence MPEPQDVASRYDKRRRLWMAAIKWPMYSVAVMPVLLAAGWRLGAGLGLRWDQLLGFLLAAILLLLWENLSNDLFDADTGIDERGKPHSVINLTGRRDWVALLSSTALLLGLLLMGWLALRSSPAVLPLVLLCCGIGYAYQGPPLRLGYRGLGEPLCWLAFGPLATSAALLVLAPEGTAAIPWRIALTLSAGPALATTLVLFCSHFHQVEEDAAHGKRSPVVRLGSARAAALVPWFVALTLALEWIPVLRGQWPPTVLLAGIGLPAATALIRLLHQHHDQPERIVGSKFLALRFQALNGLGLSVGLALSAVRLY from the coding sequence CTGTCATGCCGGTGCTGCTGGCCGCCGGCTGGCGGCTCGGGGCCGGTCTTGGCCTGCGCTGGGATCAGCTGCTTGGTTTCCTGCTGGCGGCGATCCTGCTGCTGCTCTGGGAGAACCTCAGCAACGATCTCTTTGATGCCGACACCGGCATCGATGAGCGGGGGAAGCCCCACTCGGTGATCAATCTCACAGGTCGTCGCGACTGGGTGGCCCTGCTCTCCAGCACGGCACTGCTGCTCGGCCTGCTGTTGATGGGCTGGCTGGCTCTGCGCAGCAGTCCTGCCGTTCTGCCGCTGGTGCTGCTGTGCTGCGGCATCGGATACGCCTATCAGGGGCCACCGCTCCGCCTGGGGTATCGGGGTCTGGGGGAGCCCCTCTGCTGGCTGGCCTTCGGCCCCCTCGCCACGTCGGCTGCCCTGCTGGTGCTGGCTCCCGAGGGAACCGCCGCGATTCCCTGGCGCATCGCGCTGACCCTCAGCGCGGGGCCGGCGCTGGCGACCACGCTCGTTCTCTTCTGCTCCCATTTCCACCAGGTGGAGGAGGATGCAGCCCACGGCAAGCGATCGCCGGTGGTGCGTCTCGGCAGCGCCAGGGCAGCGGCTCTGGTCCCATGGTTCGTGGCCCTCACCCTGGCCTTGGAATGGATCCCCGTCCTGCGGGGGCAGTGGCCTCCGACCGTTCTGCTGGCCGGCATCGGTCTGCCGGCAGCCACGGCGTTGATCCGTCTGCTGCATCAGCACCATGACCAGCCTGAGCGGATCGTCGGCAGCAAGTTCCTGGCATTGCGCTTTCAGGCCCTCAACGGTCTTGGTCTGAGTGTGGGACTGGCCCTCTCGGCGGTCAGGCTCTATTGA